The window GTATTATGTTCAGCTCTCCGCCCCAGGTAGCCCTGAAAGCCGCCGCACATCTTCCGGTAGCGCCGGAGGCGACGGTATTCTTTTCCAACAGGACAACATCCTTCATTCCCAATTTTTTAAGGTAATAGGCGGTCGCCATTCCCATCATTCCACCACCGATCACTACGGCATCGGCTGTTCTCTTCCAGGTCATTCAAAGTCCCCTCCTTTAATCTGAGCGGTTAGAGAGCTTTTTATCGGTTTTACTGGGGGACGTATCGTTCCTGCCGGAATATCAGAGACGGGGACCCCTGTCATCCTGGAAATCTCCCGCAGTATGATATCCCGGCATCCACGGCCCTGACACGGGCCCATTCCCACGCGGAGAAGGCGCTTAAGCTCGTCAAATGTATCATAGCCGCGCGGTATCCATTCGCGTAGCTCTTTAAGGGTTATCTCCTCGCAGCGGCAAATTACGATATCCTCCTCCATCTTTGCAAAATCAACCTTTGAGTGATCGTGACCACAGCAGCAAGACATCTACTTCACCACCCTGACCGCACGCACCTGATCGACATACTTTTTATCGACCGAGACATGCAAAACTTTTGTTGAATCCTTTAATGGTTCCACTACGCTTTCGACAATTCCCTCGGCAACTATTTCACCGGTCCGGTTAAGACATGAGACTTTGTCACCCTTTTCAGGTACCGGCAGCATCTCGTGCGGCATCTTTATAAGAGCCTTTTCAGACGCAAAAGTAAGATCTATCACAAAACAGGCCAGTCCAGGGCATTTCGCGACACACAGGCCACAGCCTGTACATTTGCTATAGTCTATAT is drawn from Cloacibacillus porcorum and contains these coding sequences:
- a CDS encoding (2Fe-2S)-binding protein, whose product is MSCCCGHDHSKVDFAKMEEDIVICRCEEITLKELREWIPRGYDTFDELKRLLRVGMGPCQGRGCRDIILREISRMTGVPVSDIPAGTIRPPVKPIKSSLTAQIKGGDFE
- a CDS encoding 4Fe-4S dicluster domain-containing protein — its product is MENEKLFNSGVLTCECKGAVLPPKELWENKKGGLVIIECPQRIPCNPCGTSCPTGAVKPFADINDNPDIDYSKCTGCGLCVAKCPGLACFVIDLTFASEKALIKMPHEMLPVPEKGDKVSCLNRTGEIVAEGIVESVVEPLKDSTKVLHVSVDKKYVDQVRAVRVVK